Proteins from a single region of Pseudomonas quebecensis:
- the copI gene encoding copper-resistant cuproprotein CopI produces MTLRTPLLLAGCLLALSVNALAEGAHTYAFGQPAPADKATRTVEITLQDIAFSPTSLDVKAGETVRFVLVNKGRLLHEFNLGDAAMHAQHQQEMLQMQASGMLTPTGMGEMDHSAMGHGEVMKHDDPNSVLVAPGKTAELTWTFKQATGLEFACNLPGHYQAGMVGKLNVSQ; encoded by the coding sequence ATGACGTTACGTACACCCCTGTTGCTGGCGGGCTGCCTGTTAGCGTTGAGCGTCAATGCACTGGCCGAAGGGGCGCACACCTACGCCTTCGGACAGCCGGCACCGGCCGACAAGGCCACGCGCACGGTGGAAATCACGTTGCAGGACATTGCCTTCTCGCCCACATCGCTGGACGTCAAAGCCGGTGAAACCGTGCGCTTCGTGTTGGTCAACAAAGGCCGGCTGCTGCACGAATTCAACCTGGGCGACGCGGCGATGCATGCACAGCACCAGCAGGAAATGTTGCAGATGCAGGCCAGCGGCATGCTTACCCCCACGGGAATGGGGGAAATGGACCACAGTGCCATGGGCCACGGTGAGGTCATGAAGCACGACGACCCGAACAGTGTGCTGGTGGCGCCGGGCAAGACCGCTGAACTGACGTGGACTTTCAAGCAGGCGACGGGGTTGGAGTTTGCCTGCAACCTGCCGGGCCATTACCAGGCGGGCATGGTGGGCAAGCTCAACGTCAGCCAGTAA
- a CDS encoding DUF4404 family protein yields MPDREKLKQQADIVSKQLEEHPDLPVEKRRALEKLVADLNFQLQMEPGAQSPSIADDFNKAAIEFESSHPGLAGAFRNIVTTLGNIGI; encoded by the coding sequence ATGCCTGATCGCGAAAAGTTAAAACAGCAGGCCGATATTGTGAGCAAACAACTGGAAGAGCATCCGGATTTGCCCGTTGAAAAGCGCCGAGCCCTGGAAAAACTGGTTGCCGATTTGAATTTTCAACTTCAAATGGAACCGGGTGCCCAGTCACCCAGCATTGCCGACGATTTCAACAAAGCGGCGATCGAGTTTGAGTCCAGTCATCCCGGGTTGGCTGGAGCGTTTCGCAATATAGTCACTACCCTGGGCAATATCGGCATCTAA
- a CDS encoding PilZ domain-containing protein — MSEHERDYAEKRDFIRMRVDANVSLIHAGQEIEGVCLDLSSSGMQVQAPRQFSVGDLLSVRIDSEHAALKGLEAETEVVWIKADGEQHETQRLGLKILKMR, encoded by the coding sequence GTGAGCGAACACGAGCGCGATTACGCCGAAAAACGCGATTTCATCCGCATGCGGGTGGATGCCAATGTGTCCCTGATCCACGCCGGGCAGGAGATTGAAGGCGTGTGCCTGGACCTGTCCAGTTCCGGCATGCAAGTGCAGGCACCCCGCCAGTTCAGCGTGGGCGACCTGCTGAGCGTGCGCATTGATTCCGAGCACGCGGCCCTCAAGGGCCTGGAAGCCGAGACCGAGGTGGTTTGGATCAAAGCTGACGGCGAGCAGCACGAGACTCAGCGGCTGGGCCTTAAGATCCTGAAAATGCGCTGA
- the rssB gene encoding two-component system response regulator RssB, which yields MQKTSATLLIIDDDEVVRASLAAYLEDSGFSVLQAGNGQQGLQVFERDQPDLVICDLRMPQMGGLELIRQVTERAPQTPVIVVSGAGVMNDAVEALRLGAADYLIKPLEDLAVLEHSVRRALDRARLLLENQRYREKLEAANRELEASLNLLQEDQNAGRQVQMNMLPVSPWTIDEFQFAHQIIPSLYLSGDFVDYFRVDERRVAFYLADVSGHGASSAFVTVLLKFMTTRLLFESKRNGTLPEFTPSQVLGHINRGLISCKLGKHVTMVGGVIDEETGLLTYSIGGHLPMPVLYTPDSVRYLEGRGLPVGLFNEATYEDHILELPPTFSLTLMSDGILDLLPEPTLKEKEAALPQKVKSAGGSLDGLRQVFGLATLGEMPDDIALLVLSRNL from the coding sequence ATGCAAAAAACCAGTGCCACGCTGCTGATAATCGATGACGACGAAGTAGTGCGCGCGAGTCTCGCGGCCTATTTGGAAGACAGTGGCTTCAGCGTCCTGCAGGCCGGCAACGGCCAACAGGGTCTCCAGGTGTTCGAGCGCGACCAGCCCGACCTCGTGATCTGCGACCTGCGCATGCCCCAGATGGGCGGCCTGGAGCTGATTCGCCAGGTCACTGAGCGTGCGCCGCAGACGCCGGTGATCGTTGTGTCCGGCGCCGGTGTGATGAACGACGCCGTCGAGGCGCTGCGCCTGGGCGCCGCCGATTATCTGATCAAGCCCCTGGAAGACCTGGCGGTGCTGGAGCACTCGGTGCGTCGTGCCCTGGATCGGGCACGCCTGCTGCTGGAAAACCAGCGCTACCGTGAGAAACTCGAAGCCGCCAATCGCGAGCTCGAAGCCAGCCTGAACCTGCTGCAGGAAGACCAGAACGCCGGTCGCCAGGTGCAGATGAACATGCTGCCGGTGAGCCCCTGGACCATCGATGAGTTCCAGTTCGCGCACCAGATCATCCCGTCGTTGTACCTGTCGGGGGATTTTGTCGACTATTTTCGCGTTGATGAGCGGCGCGTTGCGTTTTATTTGGCCGACGTATCCGGCCACGGTGCGTCTTCGGCCTTTGTGACCGTGTTGTTGAAATTCATGACCACACGGCTGTTGTTCGAATCCAAGCGCAATGGCACCTTGCCGGAGTTTACCCCGTCGCAAGTGCTGGGCCACATCAACCGAGGCCTGATCAGTTGCAAGCTGGGCAAGCACGTGACGATGGTCGGCGGCGTGATTGACGAAGAAACCGGTCTTTTGACCTACAGTATTGGCGGTCACCTGCCGATGCCTGTTTTATACACTCCTGACAGTGTGCGTTACCTGGAAGGCCGTGGCCTGCCCGTAGGCTTGTTTAATGAAGCGACCTACGAGGACCACATTCTGGAACTGCCGCCGACGTTCAGCCTGACGCTGATGTCCGATGGCATTCTGGACCTTCTTCCAGAACCTACACTCAAAGAGAAAGAAGCCGCCTTGCCCCAAAAGGTCAAGTCGGCGGGCGGCAGCCTGGATGGCTTGCGGCAGGTTTTTGGATTGGCCACGCTGGGGGAGATGCCGGATGATATCGCCCTACTGGTGTTGAGCAGGAATCTTTGA
- a CDS encoding heavy metal response regulator transcription factor, whose protein sequence is MKLLIVEDQPKTGQYLRQGLAEAGFITEWVADGLTGQHLALTGDYDLLILDVMLPDRDGWQILQAVRAAGLDVPVLFLTARDAVEDRVHGLELGADDYLVKPFAFSELLARVRSLLRRGSSLPQDTALQLADLRLDLIRRRVERDGQRIDLTAKEFSLLELLLRRQGEVLPKSLIASQVWDMNFDSDTNIIEVAIRRLRLKVDDHFPTKLIHTVRGMGYVLEERCN, encoded by the coding sequence ATGAAACTGCTGATCGTCGAAGACCAACCCAAGACTGGCCAATACCTGCGCCAGGGCCTGGCAGAGGCAGGTTTCATCACCGAGTGGGTGGCCGATGGGCTCACCGGGCAGCACCTGGCATTGACCGGTGATTACGACTTGCTGATCCTCGACGTGATGCTGCCGGACCGCGACGGCTGGCAAATCCTGCAGGCGGTGCGTGCAGCCGGTCTGGATGTGCCGGTGCTGTTTCTCACCGCGCGCGACGCCGTGGAAGACCGCGTGCATGGCCTGGAGCTGGGTGCCGACGACTATCTGGTCAAGCCGTTCGCCTTTTCCGAACTGCTGGCCCGCGTACGCAGCCTGTTGCGACGTGGCAGCAGTTTGCCGCAGGACACCGCGCTGCAACTGGCCGACCTGCGCCTGGACCTGATCCGCCGCCGCGTCGAGCGTGACGGCCAACGCATCGACCTCACCGCCAAGGAATTTTCTTTGCTCGAACTGCTGCTGCGACGCCAGGGCGAAGTGCTGCCCAAGTCGCTGATCGCCTCCCAGGTGTGGGACATGAACTTCGACAGCGACACCAACATCATCGAAGTCGCGATCCGCCGCCTGCGCCTGAAAGTCGATGACCACTTTCCCACTAAACTGATCCACACCGTGCGCGGCATGGGCTATGTGCTGGAGGAGCGGTGCAATTGA
- the dusA gene encoding tRNA dihydrouridine(20/20a) synthase DusA has protein sequence MPLQAAPLSRRFSVAPMMDWTDRHCRFFLRLLSKHALLYTEMVTTGAILHGDHERFLRHDEAEHPLALQLGGSVPADLAACARMAEAAGYDEVNLNVGCPSDRVQNNMIGAILMAHPALVADCVKAMRDAVSIPVTVKHRIGINGRDSYGQLCDFVGTVKDAGCTSFTVHARIAILEGLSPKENRDIPPLRYDVAAQLKQDFPELEIVLNGGIKTLEQCHEHLQTFDGVMLGREAYHNPYLLAEVDQQLFGSEAPVISRAQALAQLRPYIAEHLATGGSMHHITRHVLGLGTGFPGARKFRQLLSVDIHKASVPLALLDQAAELLEGR, from the coding sequence ATGCCCCTACAAGCCGCCCCCCTCTCCCGCCGCTTCTCCGTCGCACCCATGATGGACTGGACCGACCGCCACTGCCGGTTCTTCCTGCGCCTGCTCTCCAAGCACGCCCTGCTCTACACCGAGATGGTCACCACCGGCGCGATCCTGCACGGCGATCATGAGCGCTTCCTGCGTCACGACGAAGCCGAGCACCCGCTGGCGCTGCAGCTGGGCGGCAGCGTCCCCGCCGACCTGGCTGCCTGCGCGCGCATGGCCGAGGCCGCGGGTTACGACGAAGTAAACCTGAACGTCGGCTGCCCCAGCGACCGTGTGCAGAACAATATGATCGGCGCGATCCTGATGGCGCACCCCGCCCTGGTGGCCGATTGCGTGAAGGCGATGCGCGATGCGGTGTCGATTCCGGTGACGGTGAAGCATCGTATCGGGATCAACGGTCGGGACAGTTATGGCCAGTTGTGTGATTTCGTCGGCACGGTGAAGGACGCCGGCTGTACCAGTTTCACCGTGCATGCGCGGATTGCGATTCTGGAGGGGTTGTCGCCTAAGGAGAACCGCGACATTCCGCCGTTGCGCTATGACGTGGCGGCGCAGTTGAAGCAGGATTTCCCTGAGCTGGAGATTGTGCTCAATGGCGGGATCAAGACGTTGGAACAGTGCCACGAGCATTTGCAGACGTTTGATGGTGTGATGCTCGGACGTGAGGCATATCACAACCCCTATCTGCTGGCGGAAGTGGATCAGCAGCTATTTGGCAGTGAAGCGCCGGTGATCAGTCGGGCGCAGGCGCTGGCGCAGTTGCGACCTTATATTGCCGAGCATTTGGCCACGGGTGGGTCGATGCATCATATAACGCGGCATGTGCTGGGCTTGGGCACGGGGTTTCCGGGGGCGAGGAAGTTTCGGCAGTTGTTGTCGGTGGATATTCATAAGGCGAGTGTTCCGCTGGCATTGCTGGATCAGGCTGCGGAATTGCTGGAGGGTCGCTGA
- a CDS encoding heavy metal sensor histidine kinase, whose product MIRRLSLASRLALLFAACTAVVSLLAGVLFNQASEAHFLELDQQLLDSKLIALRAALQGVDTQQALAQRAPQLQAELSRQPDLALRITAAGQDWFDSATSISLPQSSGLHSLQHAGTDYRVYNAPLIAEQPDSPQLSLVLDITHHQHFLQRMQHLIWLTVGLSALATALLGAWAARSGLRPLRRMGEVAASVSANSLTQRLPQQQMPAELAELAQAFNAMLGRLDDAFQRLSAFSADIAHELRTPLSNLLTHTQVILTQPRPLEDYREALHSNLEELQWMAQLVNDMLYLAKADHGLLMPKREPLALVDEVDAVLEFFALLAEDATVHLVREGTADTRGDRGMLRRALSNLLDNALRFTPPGGEVRVTLTEDGRAVTMAVQNTGEGIPAQQLSKLFDRFYRADPARREGSSEHAGLGLAITQSIVRAHGGRIFCESAAGVTRFVIELPRVN is encoded by the coding sequence TTGATCCGTCGCCTGTCCCTGGCCAGCCGCCTGGCGCTGTTGTTTGCCGCCTGCACCGCGGTGGTTTCACTGCTGGCCGGGGTGCTGTTCAATCAGGCCAGCGAGGCGCATTTTCTTGAACTTGACCAGCAGTTGCTCGATAGCAAGCTGATTGCGCTGCGCGCCGCCCTGCAAGGCGTCGACACCCAGCAGGCATTGGCTCAACGCGCACCCCAACTGCAGGCCGAACTCAGCCGCCAACCCGATCTGGCCCTGCGCATCACGGCTGCCGGGCAGGATTGGTTCGACAGCGCGACGAGTATTAGTTTGCCGCAATCATCCGGGCTGCATAGCCTGCAACACGCCGGTACGGATTACCGGGTGTACAACGCGCCGTTAATTGCAGAGCAGCCCGATTCGCCGCAATTGAGCCTGGTGCTCGACATCACCCATCACCAGCATTTCCTGCAGCGCATGCAGCACCTGATCTGGCTCACCGTCGGCCTGTCGGCGCTGGCCACCGCCCTGCTCGGCGCCTGGGCCGCGCGCAGCGGTCTACGGCCTTTGCGGCGCATGGGGGAAGTCGCGGCCAGCGTGTCGGCCAACTCCCTCACCCAGCGCCTGCCCCAGCAACAGATGCCGGCCGAACTGGCGGAACTGGCCCAGGCCTTCAACGCCATGCTCGGCCGCCTGGACGACGCGTTCCAGCGCCTCTCGGCGTTCTCCGCCGATATCGCCCACGAATTGCGCACACCGCTGTCGAACCTGCTGACCCACACCCAGGTCATCCTTACCCAGCCGCGCCCGCTGGAGGATTACCGCGAGGCGCTGCACAGCAACCTTGAAGAGCTGCAATGGATGGCGCAGCTGGTCAACGACATGTTGTACCTGGCCAAGGCCGACCATGGCTTGCTGATGCCCAAGCGCGAGCCCCTGGCGCTGGTGGATGAAGTCGACGCCGTGCTCGAATTCTTCGCCCTGCTGGCCGAAGACGCGACGGTGCATCTGGTTCGCGAGGGCACGGCCGATACACGCGGTGATCGCGGCATGTTGCGCCGGGCGTTGTCGAATCTGCTGGATAACGCGCTGCGTTTTACCCCGCCCGGCGGCGAAGTGCGAGTGACGCTGACCGAGGATGGGCGCGCAGTGACGATGGCGGTGCAGAACACCGGCGAAGGCATCCCGGCGCAGCAGTTATCGAAATTATTCGACCGTTTCTACCGAGCAGACCCGGCGCGACGCGAAGGCAGCAGCGAGCATGCCGGACTGGGCTTGGCGATTACCCAGTCAATCGTACGGGCCCACGGGGGGCGGATTTTTTGTGAATCCGCGGCTGGAGTGACAAGGTTTGTGATTGAGTTGCCCAGAGTGAATTGA
- a CDS encoding MlaA family lipoprotein, with translation MRWSHYFAQLSVCATVMLAPFAVQAATEDDPWESVNRPIFAFNDTIDTYALKPLAQGYEWITPQFVEDGIHNFFRNIGDVGNLANNVLQLKPHNAGVDTARLLVNTTFGVLGFVDVGTKMGLQRSDEDFGQTLGYWGVGSGPYVMIPLLGPSTLRDAPSKYVDSYTQPYRYMNDIDWRNSTMGLNIIDTRASLLDSEKLITGDKYTFIRNAYLQNREFKVKDGKVVDDF, from the coding sequence ATGCGCTGGAGTCACTACTTCGCTCAGCTGTCGGTGTGTGCCACTGTGATGTTGGCGCCGTTCGCCGTACAGGCTGCAACCGAAGACGATCCATGGGAAAGCGTTAACCGCCCGATCTTCGCGTTCAACGACACCATTGATACCTACGCCCTCAAGCCTCTGGCCCAGGGTTATGAGTGGATCACCCCGCAATTTGTCGAAGACGGCATCCACAACTTCTTCCGCAACATCGGCGACGTCGGCAACCTGGCCAACAACGTGCTGCAGCTCAAGCCACACAACGCGGGTGTCGATACCGCGCGCCTGCTGGTCAACACCACGTTCGGCGTGCTGGGCTTCGTCGATGTCGGCACCAAAATGGGGCTGCAACGCAGTGATGAAGACTTCGGCCAGACCCTGGGCTACTGGGGCGTGGGCAGCGGTCCGTACGTGATGATCCCGCTGCTGGGCCCTAGCACGCTGCGGGATGCGCCTTCCAAGTACGTGGACAGTTACACCCAGCCGTACCGCTATATGAACGATATCGACTGGCGCAACAGCACGATGGGCCTCAACATCATCGACACCCGCGCCAGCCTGCTGGATAGCGAGAAGCTGATCACCGGCGACAAATACACCTTTATCCGCAATGCTTACCTGCAGAACCGTGAGTTCAAGGTCAAGGATGGCAAGGTCGTCGACGACTTTTAA
- a CDS encoding lipoprotein-releasing ABC transporter permease subunit, with the protein MFRPLSIFIGTRYTRAKRRNRFVSFISMTSMIGLALGVLAMIVVLSVMNGFQREMSSRILGMVPHATVVGVKPIDDWQPVAAAAMKNPQVTAAVPFTQMDGMFSYKGAMQPIEISGVDPAQEGKVSIVAQHIVRGKLEDLRPGEFGVVVGEITARRFRLNVGDKLTLIVPELSSAPGGITPRMQRLNVVGIFKVGAELDGSMALINMADAAEIQHWQPNQVQSVRLAVKDLYAAPKVSADIAASLGAGYKADDWTHTQGSLFSAMKMEKTMIGLLLLMIVAVAAFNIIATLIMVVNDKGADIAILRTIGATPRQIMAIFMVQGTVIGIVGTLIGGVLGVIAALNVSELVGWLERVTGQHIFSSDVYFVSNLPSELQGGDVLLICSAGFVLSFLATIYPAYRAAKIEPAHALRYS; encoded by the coding sequence ATGTTCAGACCGTTATCGATTTTCATCGGCACGCGCTATACCCGCGCCAAGCGCCGCAATCGCTTTGTGTCGTTCATCTCCATGACATCCATGATCGGGCTCGCCCTGGGCGTGCTGGCGATGATCGTGGTGCTGTCGGTGATGAACGGCTTCCAGCGCGAAATGAGTTCGCGCATCCTCGGCATGGTGCCCCATGCGACCGTCGTCGGCGTAAAACCGATCGACGATTGGCAGCCGGTGGCGGCCGCTGCGATGAAGAACCCGCAGGTCACGGCTGCGGTGCCTTTCACGCAAATGGACGGCATGTTCTCCTACAAGGGCGCCATGCAGCCCATCGAAATCAGCGGCGTCGATCCGGCCCAGGAAGGCAAGGTGTCGATCGTGGCCCAGCATATCGTGCGCGGCAAACTGGAAGACCTGAGGCCGGGCGAGTTCGGCGTGGTGGTCGGTGAGATCACCGCGCGGCGTTTCCGCCTCAATGTGGGCGACAAGCTGACCCTGATCGTGCCGGAACTCAGCAGCGCGCCTGGCGGCATCACCCCGCGCATGCAGCGGTTGAATGTAGTGGGGATCTTCAAGGTCGGCGCCGAGCTGGATGGCTCCATGGCCCTGATCAACATGGCCGACGCCGCCGAGATTCAACATTGGCAGCCGAACCAGGTGCAGAGCGTACGCCTGGCGGTGAAAGACCTGTACGCCGCGCCCAAAGTGTCGGCGGACATTGCCGCCAGCCTGGGCGCGGGCTACAAGGCCGATGACTGGACCCACACTCAGGGCAGTCTGTTCAGCGCGATGAAAATGGAAAAGACCATGATCGGCCTGTTGCTGCTGATGATTGTCGCCGTGGCCGCGTTCAATATCATCGCTACGTTGATCATGGTGGTGAACGACAAGGGCGCGGACATCGCGATTCTGCGCACCATCGGCGCCACGCCGCGCCAGATCATGGCGATCTTTATGGTGCAGGGCACGGTGATCGGGATCGTCGGCACCTTGATCGGCGGCGTGCTCGGCGTGATCGCGGCGTTGAACGTGAGTGAACTGGTGGGGTGGCTGGAGCGCGTGACCGGGCAGCATATCTTCAGTTCGGATGTGTACTTTGTCAGCAACTTGCCGTCCGAGCTGCAAGGCGGGGATGTGCTGTTGATCTGCTCGGCCGGCTTTGTACTGAGCTTTCTGGCGACCATTTACCCAGCGTACCGGGCGGCGAAGATCGAGCCGGCGCATGCGCTGAGATATTCGTAG
- a CDS encoding type II toxin-antitoxin system RelE/ParE family toxin: MALENPTAAGDVSDCVFKSIDKLAQFPSMGRKGQVKRTREWAVPMGVSIP, from the coding sequence ATTGCCCTCGAAAATCCCACGGCGGCCGGCGACGTCTCCGATTGTGTTTTCAAAAGCATCGACAAACTCGCCCAGTTTCCTTCTATGGGCCGCAAAGGACAGGTTAAACGGACTCGGGAGTGGGCAGTGCCAATGGGGGTATCGATTCCATAA
- the rssC gene encoding anti-sigma factor antagonist RssC, with protein sequence MSTGRIQFAEQDGTFVLKFVGEVRLTLCSALDATIERIFTALNFSAIVIDLTETRSIDSTTLGLLAKLSILSRQKVGLLPTVVTTHDDITRLLQSMGFDQVFNIVGRPIPCPECLTDLPSQDQSEEVVRVKVLEAHKILMGLNESNREAFHDLVNALERH encoded by the coding sequence ATGAGTACCGGAAGAATCCAATTCGCCGAGCAAGACGGGACCTTTGTCCTGAAGTTTGTCGGTGAAGTGCGCCTGACCTTGTGTTCGGCGCTGGATGCGACGATTGAGCGCATCTTTACTGCGCTGAACTTCTCGGCGATCGTGATCGATCTGACCGAAACCCGCAGCATCGATAGCACCACGCTGGGCCTCTTGGCCAAGCTGTCCATTCTGTCTCGGCAGAAGGTTGGCCTGTTGCCGACCGTGGTCACTACCCACGACGACATCACCCGGCTGCTGCAGTCCATGGGCTTCGATCAGGTGTTCAATATCGTTGGTCGCCCGATTCCATGCCCGGAGTGCCTTACCGATTTGCCCTCCCAGGACCAGTCCGAGGAAGTCGTGCGGGTCAAGGTGCTGGAAGCGCACAAAATTCTGATGGGCCTCAACGAGTCCAACCGCGAAGCCTTCCACGACCTGGTCAACGCCCTCGAGCGTCACTGA
- a CDS encoding HAD family phosphatase, whose product MPHAEIAIATAPTLTAVLFGLSGCLVDFGSQARTDFSAPDSQATPGALNILRHLKEQGVPCAWLDELPPTVTTALAAVLPRWVKAISPSPIRWPAPHACWQALMELNIERLEGCVLVSGEPRLLQSGLNAGLWTIGLASCGSLCGLAPEPWQALSEKEREHKRAKATVALYGLGVHSVIDHLGELGTCLADISLRRLKGEKP is encoded by the coding sequence ATGCCACACGCCGAGATCGCCATCGCCACCGCCCCCACCTTGACTGCGGTGCTGTTCGGCCTGAGTGGTTGCCTGGTGGACTTTGGTTCCCAGGCGCGTACCGATTTCTCGGCGCCCGACTCTCAGGCCACTCCAGGCGCCCTGAACATCCTGCGCCACCTCAAAGAACAAGGCGTGCCCTGCGCCTGGCTGGATGAACTCCCACCCACCGTGACCACTGCGCTGGCCGCCGTGCTGCCGCGTTGGGTCAAGGCCATATCGCCCTCCCCGATCCGCTGGCCCGCGCCCCACGCCTGTTGGCAAGCCTTGATGGAGTTGAACATCGAGCGTCTGGAAGGCTGCGTGTTGGTCAGCGGCGAGCCGCGCCTCCTGCAATCCGGGCTCAACGCCGGATTGTGGACCATCGGTTTGGCCTCCTGTGGTTCGCTGTGCGGCCTGGCGCCCGAACCCTGGCAAGCGCTGAGCGAAAAGGAACGCGAGCACAAGCGCGCCAAGGCAACAGTGGCGCTGTACGGCCTGGGGGTACACTCGGTGATCGATCACCTGGGCGAACTCGGCACTTGCCTGGCCGACATCAGCCTGCGCCGGCTCAAGGGCGAGAAGCCCTGA
- the tal gene encoding transaldolase, translating into MTSKLEQLKQFTTVVADTGDFSTLAKLKPQDATTNPSLLLKAASIAGYANLLDECVKDCNGDVGLASDRFAVAVGQEILKVVPGRISTEVDARLSFDEGAILKRAHRLIELYDKAGVGRDRVLIKIASTWEGIRAAEKLEKEGIQTNLTLLFSFAQAVACAEAGVFLISPFVGRIYDWYKKANGNDYTGADDPGVQSVTRIYNYYKANGYKTVVMGASFRNLSQIEELAGCDRLTISPDLLEKLAADEGTLERKLSPGHAGEARVHMTEAQFRWESNEDAMATEKLAEGIRQFARDQEKLEALLSAKL; encoded by the coding sequence ATGACTTCCAAGCTGGAACAACTCAAGCAATTCACCACCGTCGTAGCCGACACCGGCGACTTTTCCACCCTCGCCAAGCTCAAGCCGCAAGACGCTACCACCAACCCTTCGCTGCTGCTCAAGGCCGCTTCGATTGCGGGCTATGCCAATCTGTTGGATGAGTGCGTGAAGGACTGCAACGGTGACGTGGGCCTGGCCAGCGACCGTTTTGCGGTGGCGGTCGGTCAAGAAATTCTCAAAGTGGTACCGGGCCGCATTTCCACCGAAGTGGATGCCCGCTTGTCGTTCGACGAAGGCGCGATCCTCAAGCGTGCGCACCGTCTGATCGAGCTGTACGACAAAGCCGGCGTCGGCCGTGACCGCGTGCTGATCAAGATCGCCTCCACCTGGGAAGGCATCCGCGCGGCGGAGAAGCTGGAAAAAGAAGGCATCCAGACCAACCTGACGCTGCTGTTCTCCTTTGCCCAGGCCGTGGCGTGTGCCGAAGCAGGCGTGTTCCTGATCTCGCCGTTCGTGGGCCGCATCTACGACTGGTACAAGAAAGCCAATGGCAACGACTACACCGGCGCGGATGATCCGGGCGTGCAGTCGGTGACGCGCATCTACAACTACTACAAAGCCAACGGTTACAAAACCGTGGTCATGGGTGCGAGCTTCCGCAACCTCAGCCAGATCGAAGAGTTGGCCGGCTGCGACCGCCTGACCATCAGCCCGGACCTGCTGGAGAAGTTGGCGGCGGATGAGGGCACGCTGGAGCGCAAGTTGTCGCCAGGGCATGCCGGCGAGGCGCGCGTGCACATGACTGAAGCGCAGTTCCGTTGGGAGTCCAACGAGGATGCGATGGCAACCGAGAAACTGGCCGAGGGTATTCGCCAGTTTGCGCGGGACCAGGAGAAGCTGGAGGCGCTGCTGTCCGCTAAGCTGTAA
- the queF gene encoding NADPH-dependent 7-cyano-7-deazaguanine reductase QueF (Catalyzes the NADPH-dependent reduction of 7-cyano-7-deazaguanine (preQ0) to 7-aminomethyl-7-deazaguanine (preQ1) in queuosine biosynthesis) produces MHPAAEHSPLGKSSEYISTYTPSLLFPIPRAAKWAELGLSAETLPYKGVDFWNCFELSWLLPSGKPVVAIGEFSIAADSPNIIESKSFKLYLNSLNQTAFADTASLEATLRTDLSFAAGKPVSVRIRSLADIEAEGVMALPGVCIDDLDINVSSYEHPRPELLRCDDSRVVEESVHSHLLKSNCPVTSQPDWGSVVVEYRGAALDHASLLEYIVSFRQHSDFHEQCVERIFLDLQRLLKPEKLTVYARYVRRGGLDINPYRSTENTQFLNVRLARQ; encoded by the coding sequence ATGCATCCCGCAGCCGAACATTCGCCGCTGGGCAAGTCCAGTGAATACATCTCTACCTACACCCCGTCGTTGCTGTTCCCGATTCCCCGTGCCGCCAAGTGGGCCGAGCTGGGATTGAGCGCCGAGACCCTGCCCTATAAGGGCGTGGATTTCTGGAACTGCTTCGAACTGTCGTGGCTGCTGCCGTCGGGCAAGCCGGTGGTGGCCATTGGTGAGTTCAGCATTGCGGCCGATTCGCCGAATATTATCGAATCCAAGTCCTTCAAGCTGTACCTCAACTCGCTGAACCAGACGGCGTTTGCCGATACGGCCAGCCTTGAAGCCACCCTGCGCACCGACCTCAGTTTTGCTGCCGGCAAGCCAGTGAGCGTGCGCATTCGTAGCCTGGCCGATATCGAAGCCGAAGGCGTGATGGCGTTGCCGGGCGTGTGCATTGACGACCTGGATATCAACGTCAGCAGTTACGAACACCCGCGCCCGGAACTGCTGCGTTGCGATGACTCGCGTGTGGTAGAGGAGAGCGTGCACAGCCACCTGCTCAAGTCCAACTGCCCGGTGACCAGCCAGCCGGACTGGGGCAGTGTGGTGGTGGAATATCGTGGTGCGGCGCTGGATCATGCCAGCCTGTTGGAATATATCGTCAGCTTTCGCCAGCACTCGGACTTCCATGAACAGTGCGTGGAGCGGATCTTCCTGGACCTGCAGCGCTTGCTCAAGCCCGAGAAGTTGACCGTGTACGCGCGGTATGTGCGCCGGGGTGGATTGGACATCAACCCCTACCGCAGTACCGAAAACACTCAGTTCCTGAACGTGCGGCTGGCGCGCCAGTAG